A genomic segment from Glycine soja cultivar W05 chromosome 20, ASM419377v2, whole genome shotgun sequence encodes:
- the LOC114402530 gene encoding peroxidase 5-like — MDNTPRLIQTVSSLVLILSISSLASASLKVGFYSSTCPSAEAIVKSTVEKAISANPGIAAGLIRMHFHDCFVRGCDGSVLLASTPGNPISERDNFVNNPSLRGFEVIEDAKNQIEAACPETVSCADILAFAARDSVSKVGGISYDVPSGRRDGRVSIGDEVLDNLPRPSLSADDLISNFERKGLSADEMVTLSGAHSIGVSHCGAFSNRLYSFSDTVTQDPSLDSSYAETLKTQCPPPPPTSDPTVSLEPSTPIRLDSKYYEGLINHRGLLTSDQTLYTSQSTRGMVQSNANNGASWADKFALAMLRMGSIEVLTGSDGEIRKQCSFVN; from the exons ATGGATAATACTCCAAGATTGATTCAAACGGTTTCAAGCTTGGTTCTGATTCTAAGCATTTCATCATTGGCCTCGGCATCTCTGAAAGTGGGTTTCTACAGCTCAACGTGTCCCTCTGCGGAGGCAATAGTTAAAAGCACGGTAGAAAAAGCAATATCTGCCAACCCAGGCATAGCTGCTGGTCTCATCAGAATGCATTTCCATGATTGCTTTGTCAGG GGTTGCGATGGTTCTGTGCTACTGGCATCTACACCGGGTAATCCAATATCTGAAAGAGACAATTTCGTGAACAACCCAAGCTTGCGCGGCTTCGAGGTGATTGAGGATGCCAAGAACCAAATAGAGGCTGCATGCCCTGAAACGGTATCATGTGCAGACATATTGGCATTCGCAGCACGAGACAGTGTTTCCAAAGTGGGTGGCATAAGCTACGACGTTCCATCGGGACGAAGAGATGGGCGTGTCTCGATCGGCGATGAAGTGCTAGACAATCTTCCTAGACCATCCTTGAGCGCTGATGATCTTATTAGTAACTTTGAGCGAAAGGGTTTGTCAGCAGATGAAATGGTGACACTCTCAGGAGCGCATTCAATCGGTGTGTCCCATTGTGGTGCCTTCTCGAATCGCTTATACTCTTTCAGTGACACAGTCACACAAGATCCCTCATTGGACTCTTCATATGCTGAAACGTTGAAAACACAGTGTCCCCCACCACCACCCACCTCAGACCCAACAGTGTCTCTTGAACCATCCACGCCAATTCGTTTGGACAGTAAATACTATGAGGGATTGATCAACCACCGCGGCTTGTTGACTTCGGATCAGACATTGTACACGAGCCAATCCACAAGGGGAATGGTTCAAAGCAATGCTAACAATGGTGCCAGTTGGGCTGACAAGTTTGCCCTAGCAATGCTTCGCATGGGTTCTATAGAAGTGCTTACTGGCTCCGATGGTGAGATCAGGAAGCAGTGCAgctttgttaattaa
- the LOC114403496 gene encoding uncharacterized protein LOC114403496, which yields MAEPSNDRIEAALIRLTSRIEDLLQHVTTTASPPFPPRSPIPVHSHRMKLDVPRFDGADPLGWIFKITQFFEYHGTPDHDRITIAAFYMEGRALAWFQWMSSNGQFTSWPVFLQALQNRFAPSQYEDPSGSLFKLTQRTTVTEYLSEFEELANRVVGLPAPFLLSCFVSGLAPEIRREVMVHQPLTVAQAAGLARLHEEKLRDFRFDFRRTLQPRASPPLSVAPPQPSPLTTFPSPRASPLPPFLPLPPRPSPPPPPTFCRLTPEELASRRERGLCFSCDEKFHKGHRCAPRVHLLIADEDDPLEHVGSNIDPPSPIDPTSGPSEIPETPAHISLNSLAGHLAPETLRLVGHISGIPVLVLIDSGSTHNFIQEQLVTQLGLPQRPTTPLKVLVGNGQHLQCHTTCDSTTIDIQHHSFTVNLYVLPIAGANVILGVQWLQSLGPILTDYTKLSMQFFHDNRIVELQGDSATHHELLSSPQFRRVCRDQPNSICFHITLLPEESESTLPVPVDPQVQQLLHQFSILFQDPTTLPPERETDHQIHLRPDATPVNVRPYKYPYYQKREIESQVEAMLQCGIIQPSKSLFSSPVLLVKKSDNTWRFCVDYRALNALTIKDRFPIPTIDELLDELGGASCFSKLDLLQGYHQIRMQPEHVPKTAFRTHHGHFEFKVMPFGLCNAPSSFQATMNTIFRPFLRRFIIVFFDDILIYSVSISDHLCHLQTTFQVLYENHFVLKLSKCLFAQPQVEYLGHLVSHRGVQPVASKLNAITQWPSPRSVQALRSFLGLAGSFAGTPPSLPHWLRLPPLNRFTGPPPRRPPLRP from the coding sequence ATGGCTGAACCCAGCAACGATCGCATCGAGGCTGCCTTAATACGGCTTACTTCCCGCATTGAGGACCTTCTGCAACACGTGACGACCACTGCTTCTCCTCCCTTTCCACCTCGGAGTCCGATACCTGTACATTCACACCGAATGAAGTTAGATGTACCCCGATTTGATGGTGCTGATCCTCTTGGGTGGATTTTTAAAATCACCCAGTTCTTTGAGTACCACGGTACTCCGGATCATGATCGCATCACTATAGCAGCATTTTACATGGAGGGAAGAGCCCTTGCTTGGTTCCAATGGATGTCAAGCAACGGACAATTCACCTCCTGGCCCGTCTTTCTGCAGGCTCTGCAAAATCGTTTTGCCCCATCCCAATATGAAGACCCCTCAGGGTCCCTATTCAAGCTTACACAGAGGACAACAGTCACCGAGTACTTATCTGAATTTGAGGAATTGGCCAACAGGGTGGTGGGCCTTCCAGCTCCATTCCTGCTCAGCTGTTTCGTATCAGGACTCGCGCCGGAGATTCGCCGCGAGGTGATGGTGCATCAACCCCTCACCGTCGCTCAGGCGGCCGGGCTAGCACGTCTCCATGAGGAGAAGCTACGCGACTTCCGTTTTGATTTCCGCCGAACCCTACAACCTCGGGCATCACCTCCGTTGTCAGTGGCTCCGCCGCAGCCTTCCCCTCTCACGACATTTCCCTCTCCCCGCGCCTCGCCCCTTCCTCCATTCTTGCCTTTGCCTCCGCGTCCATCCCCACCACCGCCACCCACGTTCTGCCGTCTGACTCCGGAAGAGCTGGCCTCCCGCCGCGAGCGCGGCCTCTGCTTCTCTTGCGACGAGAAGTTTCATAAGGGGCATAGGTGCGCCCCTAGGGTTCACCTGTTGATAGCAGATGAGGATGACCCTCTCGAGCACGTGGGCTCTAATATAGACCCGCCCTCTCCAATTGACCCGACTTCCGGCCCAAGTGAGATACCCGAGACTCCAGCCCACATTAGCCTCAACTCCCTCGCCGGCCACCTTGCCCCTGAGACCCTGCGGCTCGTCGGTCACATTTCCGGCATCCCTGTCCTGGTCCTGATTGATAGTGGGAGTACCCACAATTTCATTCAGGAACAGCTTGTGACCCAATTGGGGCTACCTCAGAGACCAACCACTCCATTGAAGGTCCTCGTTGGCAACGGCCAACATTTGCAGTGCCATACCACTTGTGACTCCACCACCATTGACATTCAACATCATTCGTTCACCGTCAATCTTTATGTCCTCCCAATCGCCGGCGCTAACGTTATTCTCGGCGTGCAATGGTTACAATCCCTAGGCCCTATTCTAACTGATTATACTAAGCTTAGTATGCAATTTTTCCATGATAACAGGATAGTTGAGCTCCAGGGTGATTCTGCTACTCACCATGAATTGCTCTCCTCTCCCCAATTCCGCCGTGTCTGCCGCGATCAACCCAATAGCATTTGCTTCCACATTACGCTGCTTCCTGAGGAATCAGAGTCCACATTGCCCGTTCCCGTGGACCCACAGGTCCAGCAACTTCTTCATCAATTTTCCATTCTTTTTCAGGACCCAACGACGCTTCCGCCGGAACGAGAGACTGATCATCAGATCCACTTGCGCCCCGATGCCACTCCAGTCAATGTTCGCCCATACAAGTATCCCTATTACCAAAAACGTGAAATAGAATCCCAGGTTGAGGCAATGCTCCAATGCGGCATCATTCAGCCCAGCAAGAGCCTTTTCTCTTCACCGGTGCTGTTGGTGAAGAAGTCCGACAACACCTGGCGGTTTTGTGTGGACTACAGGGCGTTGAATGCATTAACGATCAAGGATCGTTTTCCCATTCCCACTATTGATGAGCTCTTGGACGAGCTCGGAGGTGCGAGTTGTTTCTCCAAATTGGACTTGCTGCAGGGGTATCACCAGATACGCATGCAACCGGAGCACGTTCCCAAGACAGCTTTTAGAACCCACCATGGGCACTTTGAGTTCAAAGTTATGCCGTTCGGCCTGTGTAACGCGCCTTCCTCGTTTCAGGCAACAATGAACACTATCTTCCGGCCATTCCTTCGCCGCTTTATAATCGTCTTCTTTGACGATATCCTTATCTACAGTGTCTCCATTAGCGATCACCTGTGTCATCTTCAAACTACCTTCCAGGTGTTATATGAGAATCATTTCGTTTTGAAGCTCTCCAAGTGTCTTTTTGCCCAGCCTCAGGTGGAATATTTAGGCCACCTAGTCTCTCACCGCGGTGTTCAACCTGTTGCTTCGAAGCTTAACGCCATCACACAGTGGCCCAGTCCACGATCAGTTCAGGCTCTCCGCAGTTTCTTGGGCCTCGCCGGTTCATTCGCGGGTACGCCACCATCGCTGCCCCACTGGTTAAGGCTACCACCGTTGAACCGCTTCACTGGACCTCCACCACGCAGACCGCCTTTGAGGCCTTGA